One genomic window of Conger conger chromosome 9, fConCon1.1, whole genome shotgun sequence includes the following:
- the slc39a7 gene encoding zinc transporter Slc39a7, which produces MRVSGSLLAVVLLCAGTFLTLTPSALAHSHSHGDHDHGHGHHGHAHSHGAGGCHGHAHEPQAVRMHHGASKWSAEANLPPVEDSHGHAHDHADSHGHAHSHDHAHGDSHGHAHSHGDAHQAERAKADVEGEKRDMVELWMQAIGATLLISAAPFLILFLIPVQSNTDQHQNLLKVLLSFASGGLLGDAFLHLIPHALEPHSHHGNEEHDHSPASAESHDHDHDHGHSHGAAHDHMMSVGLWVLAGIVAFLVVEKFVRLLKGGHSHSHGHSHAPSKAKDSDGEDEDEEEVKEEEAEEAKEKVQEEEEEAEEEDGVKQRKKEEKTQEKEEEKDEEKSTDIKVSGYLNLAADFTHNFTDGLAIGASFLVGPAVGAVTTLTILLHEVPHEIGDFAILIQSGCTKKKAMSLQLLTALGALAGTACSLLAEGVGAAATAWILPFTAGGFVYIATVTVLPELLVGRSTLGQSLMEILALLFGVGMMVLIAEYE; this is translated from the exons ATGAGGGTGTCTGGAAGCCTCCTGGCGGTCGTGTTGCTGTGCGCTGGAACGTTCCTCACACTGACCCCGTCCGCCCTCGCCCACTCTCACTCCCATGGCGACCACGACCACGGGCACGGTCACCACGGACACGCCCACTCGCACGGGGCCGGCGGTTGCCATGGCCACGCCCACGAGCCCCAGGCCGTGAGGATGCACCACGGGGCCAGCAAGTGGAGCGCCGAGGCCAACCTGCCCCCGGTGGAGGACTCGCACGGCCACGCCCACGACCACGCGGACTCCCACGGCCACGCCCACTCCCACGACCACGCTCACGGGGATTCCCACGGTCACGCCCACTCCCATGGCGACGCCCACCAAGCCGAGAGGGCGAAGGCGGACGTGGAGGGGGAGAAGAGGGACATGGTGGAGCTCTGGATGCAG GCAATCGGTGCCACTCTGCTCATCAGCGCCGCCCCCTTCCTGATCCTGTTCCTCATCCCGGTCCAGTCCAACACCGACCAGCACCAGAACCTGCTGAAGGTCCTGCTGAGTTTCGCTTCCGGAGGGCTCCTCGGAGACGCCTTCCTGCACCTCATCCCTCACGCACTGG AGCCCCACTCTCACCATGGCAATGAGGAGCACGACCACTCGCCCGCCAGCGCCGAGTCACATGACCATGACCATGACCACGGGCACTCGCACG GTGCTGCCCATGACCACATGATGTCCGTGGGGCTGTGGGTCCTGGCGGGAATCGTGGCCTTCCTTGTGGTGGAGAAATTTGTGCGTCTCCTGAAAGGcggacactcacactcacacggcCACTCCCACG CCCCGTCCAAAGCCAAGGACAGTGACGGCgaggatgaagatgaggaggaggtgaaggaggaggaggcggaagAAGCAAAGGAGAAggtgcaggaggaagaggaggaggcagaggaagaggacggggttaaacaaaggaaaaaagaggagaagacacaggagaaagaggaagagaaagatgagGAAAAAAGCACAG ACATCAAGGTGTCGGGGTACCTGAACCTGGCGGCCGACTTCACGCACAACTTCACGGACGGCCTGGCCATCGGGGCGTCCTTCCTGGTGGGGCCGGCGGTGGGCGCTGTCACCACCCTCACCATCCTGCTGCACGAGGTGCCCCACGAGATCGGAGACTTCGCCATCCTCATCCAGTCCGGCTGCACCAAGAAGAAG gccatGAGTCTGCAGCTCCTGACAGCCCTCGGGGCACTGGCTGGCACAGCCTGCTCCCTATTGGCCGAAGGGGTGGGGGCGGCGGCCACAGCCTGGATCCTCCCCTTCACGGCGGGGGGCTTCGTGTACATCGCCACGGTGACGGTGCTCCCGGAGCTGCTGGTTGGCCGGTCCACCCTCGGCCAATCACTGATGGAGATCCTGGCCTTGCTCTTTGGGGTGGGCATGATGGTGCTTATCGCAGAGTACGAGTGA
- the rxrba gene encoding retinoic acid receptor RXR-beta-A isoform X1, translated as MGDSRDSRSPDSSSVSSPPPGQRSPPLAPSAAAMTSLPPPITAAVNSPISTLGSPFSVISSSLGSPCVPGTPSVGYGPISSPQINSTVSMSGLHAVSSSDDVKPPFGLKPLGGHSPGPMLSQKRLCAICGDRSSGKHYGVYSCEGCKGFFKRTVRKDLSYTCRDNKDCLVDKRQRNRCQYCRYQKCLAMGMKREVVQDERQRCKDKVVKGGVCVCVCVCVCLCSCVCLQAF; from the exons ATGGGCGACAGCAGAG ACTCGCGGAGTCCAGACAGCTCTTCGGTCTCGTCCCCCCCACCCGGGCAGCGCTCGCCCCCATTGGCTCCCTCAGCCGCCGCCATGACATCACTGCCCCCGCCCATCACCGCTGCGGTCAACAGCCCAATCAGCACCCTGGGCTCGCCCTTCTCCGTCATCAGCTCCTCCCTGGGCTCCCCTTGCGTGCCCGGGACCCCCTCCGTGGGCTACGGGCCAATCAGCAGCCCCCAG ataAACTCCACGGTCTCCATGTCGGGTCTGCACGCAGTAAGCAGCTCAGACGATGTGAAGCCCCCGTTTGGGCTGAAGCCCCTCGGCGGCCACAGTCCCGGGCCCATGCTGTCCCAAAAACGCCTCTGCGCCATCTGTGGGGACCGCTCCTCCG gtaaGCACTATGGCGTGTACAGCTGTGAAGGCTGTAAGGGCTTCTTCAAGCGCACGGTGAGGAAGGACCTGAGCTACACCTGCCGGGACAACAAGGACTGCCTGGTGGACAAGCGTCAGCGCAACCGCTGCCAGTACTGCCGCTACCAGAAGTGCCTGGCCATGGGCATGAAGcgggaag TGGTCCAAGATGAACGACAGAGATGTAAGGACAAAGTGGTGAAAggaggagtatgtgtgtgtgtgtgtgtgtgtgtgtgcttgtgctcgtgtgtttgtttgcaagCGTTTTGA
- the rxrba gene encoding retinoic acid receptor RXR-beta-A isoform X2, giving the protein MGDSRDSRSPDSSSVSSPPPGQRSPPLAPSAAAMTSLPPPITAAVNSPISTLGSPFSVISSSLGSPCVPGTPSVGYGPISSPQINSTVSMSGLHAVSSSDDVKPPFGLKPLGGHSPGPMLSQKRLCAICGDRSSGKHYGVYSCEGCKGFFKRTVRKDLSYTCRDNKDCLVDKRQRNRCQYCRYQKCLAMGMKREGGTRSLTLATGPCDVDSTANFCI; this is encoded by the exons ATGGGCGACAGCAGAG ACTCGCGGAGTCCAGACAGCTCTTCGGTCTCGTCCCCCCCACCCGGGCAGCGCTCGCCCCCATTGGCTCCCTCAGCCGCCGCCATGACATCACTGCCCCCGCCCATCACCGCTGCGGTCAACAGCCCAATCAGCACCCTGGGCTCGCCCTTCTCCGTCATCAGCTCCTCCCTGGGCTCCCCTTGCGTGCCCGGGACCCCCTCCGTGGGCTACGGGCCAATCAGCAGCCCCCAG ataAACTCCACGGTCTCCATGTCGGGTCTGCACGCAGTAAGCAGCTCAGACGATGTGAAGCCCCCGTTTGGGCTGAAGCCCCTCGGCGGCCACAGTCCCGGGCCCATGCTGTCCCAAAAACGCCTCTGCGCCATCTGTGGGGACCGCTCCTCCG gtaaGCACTATGGCGTGTACAGCTGTGAAGGCTGTAAGGGCTTCTTCAAGCGCACGGTGAGGAAGGACCTGAGCTACACCTGCCGGGACAACAAGGACTGCCTGGTGGACAAGCGTCAGCGCAACCGCTGCCAGTACTGCCGCTACCAGAAGTGCCTGGCCATGGGCATGAAGcgggaag GTGGAACCAGGAGCCTCACCCTGGCTACTGGTCCTTGTGATGTTGACTCCACCGCTAACTTCTGTATTTGA